From Ipomoea triloba cultivar NCNSP0323 chromosome 5, ASM357664v1, the proteins below share one genomic window:
- the LOC116018884 gene encoding pheophytinase, chloroplastic isoform X2: MSPSCATVPGTLRTEWFNPNRNRLIAPARINQTGKCGLSRRGFVFKGVFAAGASVIAPSEAAQPSQGLERLPFKPEGYNFWTWKGHRIHYVVEGEGAPIVLVHGFGASAFHWRYNIPELAKKYKVYALDLLGFGWSEKALVEYDALIWRDQVVDFLKEIVKEPAVLVGNSLGGFTTLVAATTLPEQVKGVVLLNSAGQFGDASSATTEQEDTALQKLILKPLKEIFQRIVLGFLFWQAKQPARIESVLKSVYINSSNVDNYLIDSITRPAADPNAGEVYYRLMTRFMSNQRKYTLDAVLSELSCPLLLLWGDLDPWVGPAKANRIKEFYPNTSLVNLQAGHCPHDEVPELVNKALLDWLSTLNPSAPSLQEVGSI; encoded by the exons ATGTCGCCTTCGTGCGCCACAGTGCCAGGCACGCTTAGAACAGAATGGTTCAACCCAAATAGGAACAGGCTAATTGCTCCTGCGAGAATCAACCAGA CAGGCAAGTGCGGATTGAGTAGAAGGGGTTTTGTTTTTAAAGGGGTTTTTGCTGCTGGAGCTTCAGTTATAGCCCCTTCTGAAGCTGCACAGCCCTCTCAAG GGTTGGAAAGGTTGCCATTTAAGCCAGAGGGGTACAACTTCTGGACATGGAAAGGCCACAGAATTCATTATGTGGTGGAAGGAGAGGGGGCTCCAATTGTTCTAGTTCATGGGTTTGGCGCTTCCGCTTTTCACTGGAG GTATAATATACCAGAATTAGCTAAAAAATACAAGGTTTATGCTCTGGATTTGCTTGGCTTTGGATGGAGTGAGAAGGCACTCGTTGAGTATGATGCCTTGATCTGGAGAGATCAGGTTGTGGATTTTTTAAAGGAGATAGTCAAAGAACCAGCAGTTTTAGTTGGAAACAG CCTCGGAGGATTTACAACTTTGGTAGCAGCAACAACATTGCCAGAGCAAGTGAAAGGAGTTGTCTTGTTAAATAGTGCGGGACAATTTGGGGACGCAAGTTCTGCAACAACTGAGCAAGAAGACACAGCCTTACAGAAGCTCATCCTAAAGCCATTGAAGGAAATCTTTCAACGTATTGTTCTTGGATTTTTGTTTTGGCAAGCCAAACAGCCAGCTCGAATCGAATCTGTTCTGAAGAGT GTCTACATAAATTCTTCAAATGTAGACAATTATCTTATCGATTCAATAACTAGGCCTGCAGCTGACCCTAATGCAGGAGAGGTGTATTACAG GCTAATGACACGATTCATGTCGAACCAGAGAAAGTACACTCTGGATGCAGTCCTGAGTGAGCTGTCTTGCCCGCTGCTGTTGCTGTGGGGCGATTTGGACCCTTGGGTGGGTCCTGCGAAGGCCAACCGAATCAAGGAGTTTTACCCAAATACTTCGCTGGTTAACCTGCAGGCGGGGCACTGTCCACACGATGAAGTTCCAGAACTGGTGAATAAAGCACTGCTGGATTGGTTGTCAACTCTCAATCCTTCTGCTCCTTCTCTACAAGAAGTAGGTTCTATATAG
- the LOC116018884 gene encoding pheophytinase, chloroplastic isoform X3, giving the protein MSPSCATVPGTLRTEWFNPNRNRLIAPARINQSKCGLSRRGFVFKGVFAAGASVIAPSEAAQPSQVGLERLPFKPEGYNFWTWKGHRIHYVVEGEGAPIVLVHGFGASAFHWRYNIPELAKKYKVYALDLLGFGWSEKALVEYDALIWRDQVVDFLKEIVKEPAVLVGNSLGGFTTLVAATTLPEQVKGVVLLNSAGQFGDASSATTEQEDTALQKLILKPLKEIFQRIVLGFLFWQAKQPARIESVLKSVYINSSNVDNYLIDSITRPAADPNAGEVYYRLMTRFMSNQRKYTLDAVLSELSCPLLLLWGDLDPWVGPAKANRIKEFYPNTSLVNLQAGHCPHDEVPELVNKALLDWLSTLNPSAPSLQEVGSI; this is encoded by the exons ATGTCGCCTTCGTGCGCCACAGTGCCAGGCACGCTTAGAACAGAATGGTTCAACCCAAATAGGAACAGGCTAATTGCTCCTGCGAGAATCAACCAGA GCAAGTGCGGATTGAGTAGAAGGGGTTTTGTTTTTAAAGGGGTTTTTGCTGCTGGAGCTTCAGTTATAGCCCCTTCTGAAGCTGCACAGCCCTCTCAAG TAGGGTTGGAAAGGTTGCCATTTAAGCCAGAGGGGTACAACTTCTGGACATGGAAAGGCCACAGAATTCATTATGTGGTGGAAGGAGAGGGGGCTCCAATTGTTCTAGTTCATGGGTTTGGCGCTTCCGCTTTTCACTGGAG GTATAATATACCAGAATTAGCTAAAAAATACAAGGTTTATGCTCTGGATTTGCTTGGCTTTGGATGGAGTGAGAAGGCACTCGTTGAGTATGATGCCTTGATCTGGAGAGATCAGGTTGTGGATTTTTTAAAGGAGATAGTCAAAGAACCAGCAGTTTTAGTTGGAAACAG CCTCGGAGGATTTACAACTTTGGTAGCAGCAACAACATTGCCAGAGCAAGTGAAAGGAGTTGTCTTGTTAAATAGTGCGGGACAATTTGGGGACGCAAGTTCTGCAACAACTGAGCAAGAAGACACAGCCTTACAGAAGCTCATCCTAAAGCCATTGAAGGAAATCTTTCAACGTATTGTTCTTGGATTTTTGTTTTGGCAAGCCAAACAGCCAGCTCGAATCGAATCTGTTCTGAAGAGT GTCTACATAAATTCTTCAAATGTAGACAATTATCTTATCGATTCAATAACTAGGCCTGCAGCTGACCCTAATGCAGGAGAGGTGTATTACAG GCTAATGACACGATTCATGTCGAACCAGAGAAAGTACACTCTGGATGCAGTCCTGAGTGAGCTGTCTTGCCCGCTGCTGTTGCTGTGGGGCGATTTGGACCCTTGGGTGGGTCCTGCGAAGGCCAACCGAATCAAGGAGTTTTACCCAAATACTTCGCTGGTTAACCTGCAGGCGGGGCACTGTCCACACGATGAAGTTCCAGAACTGGTGAATAAAGCACTGCTGGATTGGTTGTCAACTCTCAATCCTTCTGCTCCTTCTCTACAAGAAGTAGGTTCTATATAG
- the LOC116018884 gene encoding pheophytinase, chloroplastic isoform X5 has protein sequence MSPSCATVPGTLRTEWFNPNRNRLIAPARINQTGKCGLSRRGFVFKGVFAAGASVIAPSEAAQPSQVGLERLPFKPEGYNFWTWKGHRIHYVVEGEGAPIVLVHGFGASAFHWRYNIPELAKKYKVYALDLLGFGWSEKALVEYDALIWRDQVVDFLKEIVKEPAVLVGNSLGGFTTLVAATTLPEQVKGVVLLNSAGQFGDASSATTEQEDTALQKLILKPLKEIFQRIVLGFLFWQAKQPARIESVLKSVYINSSNVDNYLIDSITRPAADPNAGEVYYRVLDLGLQASAVQPNTPLPTNCWT, from the exons ATGTCGCCTTCGTGCGCCACAGTGCCAGGCACGCTTAGAACAGAATGGTTCAACCCAAATAGGAACAGGCTAATTGCTCCTGCGAGAATCAACCAGA CAGGCAAGTGCGGATTGAGTAGAAGGGGTTTTGTTTTTAAAGGGGTTTTTGCTGCTGGAGCTTCAGTTATAGCCCCTTCTGAAGCTGCACAGCCCTCTCAAG TAGGGTTGGAAAGGTTGCCATTTAAGCCAGAGGGGTACAACTTCTGGACATGGAAAGGCCACAGAATTCATTATGTGGTGGAAGGAGAGGGGGCTCCAATTGTTCTAGTTCATGGGTTTGGCGCTTCCGCTTTTCACTGGAG GTATAATATACCAGAATTAGCTAAAAAATACAAGGTTTATGCTCTGGATTTGCTTGGCTTTGGATGGAGTGAGAAGGCACTCGTTGAGTATGATGCCTTGATCTGGAGAGATCAGGTTGTGGATTTTTTAAAGGAGATAGTCAAAGAACCAGCAGTTTTAGTTGGAAACAG CCTCGGAGGATTTACAACTTTGGTAGCAGCAACAACATTGCCAGAGCAAGTGAAAGGAGTTGTCTTGTTAAATAGTGCGGGACAATTTGGGGACGCAAGTTCTGCAACAACTGAGCAAGAAGACACAGCCTTACAGAAGCTCATCCTAAAGCCATTGAAGGAAATCTTTCAACGTATTGTTCTTGGATTTTTGTTTTGGCAAGCCAAACAGCCAGCTCGAATCGAATCTGTTCTGAAGAGT GTCTACATAAATTCTTCAAATGTAGACAATTATCTTATCGATTCAATAACTAGGCCTGCAGCTGACCCTAATGCAGGAGAGGTGTATTACAG ggtgctggacttgggaCTTCAGGCTTCTGCAGTTCAGCCCAACACTCCCCTACCCACCaattgctggacttga
- the LOC116018884 gene encoding pheophytinase, chloroplastic isoform X1 yields MSPSCATVPGTLRTEWFNPNRNRLIAPARINQTGKCGLSRRGFVFKGVFAAGASVIAPSEAAQPSQVGLERLPFKPEGYNFWTWKGHRIHYVVEGEGAPIVLVHGFGASAFHWRYNIPELAKKYKVYALDLLGFGWSEKALVEYDALIWRDQVVDFLKEIVKEPAVLVGNSLGGFTTLVAATTLPEQVKGVVLLNSAGQFGDASSATTEQEDTALQKLILKPLKEIFQRIVLGFLFWQAKQPARIESVLKSVYINSSNVDNYLIDSITRPAADPNAGEVYYRLMTRFMSNQRKYTLDAVLSELSCPLLLLWGDLDPWVGPAKANRIKEFYPNTSLVNLQAGHCPHDEVPELVNKALLDWLSTLNPSAPSLQEVGSI; encoded by the exons ATGTCGCCTTCGTGCGCCACAGTGCCAGGCACGCTTAGAACAGAATGGTTCAACCCAAATAGGAACAGGCTAATTGCTCCTGCGAGAATCAACCAGA CAGGCAAGTGCGGATTGAGTAGAAGGGGTTTTGTTTTTAAAGGGGTTTTTGCTGCTGGAGCTTCAGTTATAGCCCCTTCTGAAGCTGCACAGCCCTCTCAAG TAGGGTTGGAAAGGTTGCCATTTAAGCCAGAGGGGTACAACTTCTGGACATGGAAAGGCCACAGAATTCATTATGTGGTGGAAGGAGAGGGGGCTCCAATTGTTCTAGTTCATGGGTTTGGCGCTTCCGCTTTTCACTGGAG GTATAATATACCAGAATTAGCTAAAAAATACAAGGTTTATGCTCTGGATTTGCTTGGCTTTGGATGGAGTGAGAAGGCACTCGTTGAGTATGATGCCTTGATCTGGAGAGATCAGGTTGTGGATTTTTTAAAGGAGATAGTCAAAGAACCAGCAGTTTTAGTTGGAAACAG CCTCGGAGGATTTACAACTTTGGTAGCAGCAACAACATTGCCAGAGCAAGTGAAAGGAGTTGTCTTGTTAAATAGTGCGGGACAATTTGGGGACGCAAGTTCTGCAACAACTGAGCAAGAAGACACAGCCTTACAGAAGCTCATCCTAAAGCCATTGAAGGAAATCTTTCAACGTATTGTTCTTGGATTTTTGTTTTGGCAAGCCAAACAGCCAGCTCGAATCGAATCTGTTCTGAAGAGT GTCTACATAAATTCTTCAAATGTAGACAATTATCTTATCGATTCAATAACTAGGCCTGCAGCTGACCCTAATGCAGGAGAGGTGTATTACAG GCTAATGACACGATTCATGTCGAACCAGAGAAAGTACACTCTGGATGCAGTCCTGAGTGAGCTGTCTTGCCCGCTGCTGTTGCTGTGGGGCGATTTGGACCCTTGGGTGGGTCCTGCGAAGGCCAACCGAATCAAGGAGTTTTACCCAAATACTTCGCTGGTTAACCTGCAGGCGGGGCACTGTCCACACGATGAAGTTCCAGAACTGGTGAATAAAGCACTGCTGGATTGGTTGTCAACTCTCAATCCTTCTGCTCCTTCTCTACAAGAAGTAGGTTCTATATAG
- the LOC116018989 gene encoding soluble inorganic pyrophosphatase PPA1-like isoform X1: MAAHTITMAEGHTQGGGRNSLNSRAVLNQRILSSMSRRAVAAHPWHDLEIGPGAPAVFNCVVEIGKGSKVKYELDKASGLIKVDRILYSSVVYPHNYGFIPRTICEDSDPMDVLILMQEPVLPGTFLRARAIGLMPMIDQGERDDKIIAVCADDPEFRHYNDIKDLPPHRLAEIRRFFEDYKKNENKSVAVEDFLPAESAVDAIKYSMDLYASYIVESLRQ, encoded by the exons ATGGCTGCTCATACT ATAACAATGGCTGAAGGCCACACCCAAGGGGGAGGAAGAAACTCGTTAAACTCCCGTGCTGTCCTCAATCAGAGGATTCTCTCCTCTATGTCGCGAAGAGCTGTTGCTGCTCACCCATGGCATGACTTAGAGATAG GGCCAGGTGCGCCAGCAGTATTCAACTGT GTGGTTGAGATTGGAAAAGGCAGCAAAGTGAAGTATGAGCTTGACAAAGCAAGTGGCCTTATAAAA GTTGATCGAATTCTCTACTCATCTGTTGTTTATCCACATAACTATGGTTTCATTCCAAGGACCATCTGTGAAGATAGTGACCCTATGGATGTCCTAATACTAATGCAG GAGCCTGTGCTGCCTGGTACATTTCTTCGTGCTCGTGCAATTGGATTGATGCCTATGATTGATCAA GGTGAAAGGGATGACAAGATAATAGCTGTGTGTGCTGATGATCCTGAGTTTCGCCATTACAATGACATCAAGGATCTTCCTCCACACCGCCTGGCTGAGATCCGCCGCTTTTTTGAGGACT ACaaaaagaatgaaaacaaaTCAGTGGCGGTGGAAGATTTCTTGCCTGCAGAATCGGCTGTTGATGCTATCAAGTACTCCAT GGATCTTTACGCTTCTTATATTGTGGAGAGCTTGAGGCAGTGA
- the LOC116021269 gene encoding transmembrane protein 53: MEITLRLAGSPHRHIPVALLLRTPSHSFSPKHISTIPHRHRPASESRLSLSMYNGLHIGKSSNALPSIPSSPPLSHSQFLSSIFSSDRFARISSNPKGAPFDWHFASDGEKGRGIRGVGNEGPVVTVVLLGWLGSKPKHLRRYVELYNSKGFHAVTFVTSVRDVLSFDLARKLEERVASMARELASWVSQSEEDGRERALIFHTFSNTGWLTYGAILDNWRGRKDLLDKIKGCVVDSGADPHIDPKVWAAGFTVALLKKRSSLVDPGEGNELNSHSSKIQEKKSSFVETLLLDGFEKLFSILLNLPNENRRLVRIISTLMNDQPPCPQLYLYSTSDMVIPYQSIELFIKEQSVRGRKVSSFNFGTSPHVDHYRTFPSTYASLLQNFLEESLVMVKKA, translated from the exons ATGGAAATCACCCTTCGACTAGCCGGCTCCCCCCACCGCCACATCCCCGTCGCTCTCCTCCTCCGAACCCCTTCTCACAGCTTCTCCCCCAAACACATCTCCACAATTCCACATCGTCACCGCCCAGCTTCAGAATCCCGTCTCTCACTTTCCATGTACAATGGCCTCCATATTGGCAAATCGTCGAACGCCTTGCCTTCAATCCCTTCATCCCCGCCGCTTTCCCATTCGCAATTTCTCAGTTCCATATTCTCCTCCGACCGTTTCGCCCGTATTTCCTCCAACCCCAAAGGCGCGCCCTTCGATTGGCATTTCGCTTCGGATGGCGAAAAGGGGCGCGGAATTCGGGGTGTGGGAAATGAGGGTCCGGTGGTGACTGTGGTCTTGCTGGGTTGGCTTGGGTCCAAGCCTAAGCACTTGAGGAGGTACGTGGAGTTGTATAATTCCAAGGGTTTTCACGCGGTTACTTTCGTAACTTCGGTGAGAGATGTCCTTTCGTTCGATTTAGCGAGGAAACTCGAGGAGAGGGTTGCATCAATGGCTCGTGAGCTCGCATCGTGGGTGTCTCAGTCAGAGGAGGATGGCCGTGAACGGGCCTTGATCTTCCATACTTTCAGCAATACCGGCTGGCTTAC ATATGGTGCCATTCTGGATAATTGGCGGGGCCGAAAGGATCTATTGGATAAAATTAAGGGATGTGTTGTTGATTCAGGAGCAGACCCACACATAGACCCCAAG GTGTGGGCAGCAGGCTTCACTGTGGCACTGCTGAAGAAGCGTAGCTCTTTAGTAGATCCTGGAGAAGGGAATGAATTGAATTCTCATTCCTCAAAAATACAAGAAAAGAAGTCTTCGTTCGTTGAAACCTTGCTTTTAGATGGATTTGAAAAACTTTTCTCTATTCTTCTGAACTTGCCAAATGAAAATCG gAGGTTGGTGAGGATCATTTCTACTCTCATGAATGACCAGCCACCTTGTCCTCAACTTTATCTTTATAGTACATCAGACATGGTCATTCCTTATCAGTCCATTGAATTGTTCATCAAAGAGCAGTCAGTGAGAGGGAGAAAAGTGTCATCATTCAACTTTGGTACATCTCCTCATGTAGACCACTACAGAACTTTCCCCTCCACCTATGCATCACTGTTGCAGAACTTTCTCGAGGAATCTTTGGTCATGGTTAAGAAAGCATAG
- the LOC116018884 gene encoding pheophytinase, chloroplastic isoform X4: MSPSCATVPGTLRTEWFNPNRNRLIAPARINQSKCGLSRRGFVFKGVFAAGASVIAPSEAAQPSQGLERLPFKPEGYNFWTWKGHRIHYVVEGEGAPIVLVHGFGASAFHWRYNIPELAKKYKVYALDLLGFGWSEKALVEYDALIWRDQVVDFLKEIVKEPAVLVGNSLGGFTTLVAATTLPEQVKGVVLLNSAGQFGDASSATTEQEDTALQKLILKPLKEIFQRIVLGFLFWQAKQPARIESVLKSVYINSSNVDNYLIDSITRPAADPNAGEVYYRLMTRFMSNQRKYTLDAVLSELSCPLLLLWGDLDPWVGPAKANRIKEFYPNTSLVNLQAGHCPHDEVPELVNKALLDWLSTLNPSAPSLQEVGSI, from the exons ATGTCGCCTTCGTGCGCCACAGTGCCAGGCACGCTTAGAACAGAATGGTTCAACCCAAATAGGAACAGGCTAATTGCTCCTGCGAGAATCAACCAGA GCAAGTGCGGATTGAGTAGAAGGGGTTTTGTTTTTAAAGGGGTTTTTGCTGCTGGAGCTTCAGTTATAGCCCCTTCTGAAGCTGCACAGCCCTCTCAAG GGTTGGAAAGGTTGCCATTTAAGCCAGAGGGGTACAACTTCTGGACATGGAAAGGCCACAGAATTCATTATGTGGTGGAAGGAGAGGGGGCTCCAATTGTTCTAGTTCATGGGTTTGGCGCTTCCGCTTTTCACTGGAG GTATAATATACCAGAATTAGCTAAAAAATACAAGGTTTATGCTCTGGATTTGCTTGGCTTTGGATGGAGTGAGAAGGCACTCGTTGAGTATGATGCCTTGATCTGGAGAGATCAGGTTGTGGATTTTTTAAAGGAGATAGTCAAAGAACCAGCAGTTTTAGTTGGAAACAG CCTCGGAGGATTTACAACTTTGGTAGCAGCAACAACATTGCCAGAGCAAGTGAAAGGAGTTGTCTTGTTAAATAGTGCGGGACAATTTGGGGACGCAAGTTCTGCAACAACTGAGCAAGAAGACACAGCCTTACAGAAGCTCATCCTAAAGCCATTGAAGGAAATCTTTCAACGTATTGTTCTTGGATTTTTGTTTTGGCAAGCCAAACAGCCAGCTCGAATCGAATCTGTTCTGAAGAGT GTCTACATAAATTCTTCAAATGTAGACAATTATCTTATCGATTCAATAACTAGGCCTGCAGCTGACCCTAATGCAGGAGAGGTGTATTACAG GCTAATGACACGATTCATGTCGAACCAGAGAAAGTACACTCTGGATGCAGTCCTGAGTGAGCTGTCTTGCCCGCTGCTGTTGCTGTGGGGCGATTTGGACCCTTGGGTGGGTCCTGCGAAGGCCAACCGAATCAAGGAGTTTTACCCAAATACTTCGCTGGTTAACCTGCAGGCGGGGCACTGTCCACACGATGAAGTTCCAGAACTGGTGAATAAAGCACTGCTGGATTGGTTGTCAACTCTCAATCCTTCTGCTCCTTCTCTACAAGAAGTAGGTTCTATATAG
- the LOC116018989 gene encoding soluble inorganic pyrophosphatase-like isoform X2: MAEGHTQGGGRNSLNSRAVLNQRILSSMSRRAVAAHPWHDLEIGPGAPAVFNCVVEIGKGSKVKYELDKASGLIKVDRILYSSVVYPHNYGFIPRTICEDSDPMDVLILMQEPVLPGTFLRARAIGLMPMIDQGERDDKIIAVCADDPEFRHYNDIKDLPPHRLAEIRRFFEDYKKNENKSVAVEDFLPAESAVDAIKYSMDLYASYIVESLRQ; the protein is encoded by the exons ATGGCTGAAGGCCACACCCAAGGGGGAGGAAGAAACTCGTTAAACTCCCGTGCTGTCCTCAATCAGAGGATTCTCTCCTCTATGTCGCGAAGAGCTGTTGCTGCTCACCCATGGCATGACTTAGAGATAG GGCCAGGTGCGCCAGCAGTATTCAACTGT GTGGTTGAGATTGGAAAAGGCAGCAAAGTGAAGTATGAGCTTGACAAAGCAAGTGGCCTTATAAAA GTTGATCGAATTCTCTACTCATCTGTTGTTTATCCACATAACTATGGTTTCATTCCAAGGACCATCTGTGAAGATAGTGACCCTATGGATGTCCTAATACTAATGCAG GAGCCTGTGCTGCCTGGTACATTTCTTCGTGCTCGTGCAATTGGATTGATGCCTATGATTGATCAA GGTGAAAGGGATGACAAGATAATAGCTGTGTGTGCTGATGATCCTGAGTTTCGCCATTACAATGACATCAAGGATCTTCCTCCACACCGCCTGGCTGAGATCCGCCGCTTTTTTGAGGACT ACaaaaagaatgaaaacaaaTCAGTGGCGGTGGAAGATTTCTTGCCTGCAGAATCGGCTGTTGATGCTATCAAGTACTCCAT GGATCTTTACGCTTCTTATATTGTGGAGAGCTTGAGGCAGTGA